Part of the Zingiber officinale cultivar Zhangliang chromosome 8A, Zo_v1.1, whole genome shotgun sequence genome, TTATAATTGACATTTACATCAACTTGATATCAAGAATGCTTTTCTTCATAGTGATCTTCAAGAGGAGGTGtatatggagcaacctcctgGTTTTGCTGCTCAAGGGGAGTCGGGGCTGATTTATCGTATTTGAAAAGCTTTGTATGGTTTGAAACAAAGTCCTCATGCTTGGTTTGGAAAATTTAGTCAGATTGTTGAAAAATTTAGTATGATGAAAAGCAAACCTGGCCATTCTATGTTCTACAAGCAGTTAGTAACCGGTATCATTCTATTAGttgtgtatgtggatgatattgttatcACCAGAAGTGATACTATAGGAATCTCATCTCTTAAATCTTTCATTCATACTTAGTTTCATATGAAAGACTTGGGGTGCTAAAGTATTTTTTGGGTGTTGAGGTTACGAGGAGTGAAAAGGTATATTTCTATTTCAGAGAAAATTTATCTTCGACTTATTAACTAAGATAGAAAAATTAGGGGTAAAGCCTTGTAGTGTTCCAATGACTTAGAACATGCACCTCACAGAAGGGAACTATTTGAAACATCCTGAGAGATATCGAAGGTTGGTTGGGAAGCTAAATTATCTTATCGTAACTCGTTCAGATATTGCATATTCGGTTAGTATTGTCAGTTAGTTTATTTTATCTCCAACCGTTTATCATTGAACAACGTTAGAGCAAATTTTGTGTTACTTGAAGGAGCACCCAGACAGGGTATCGTAATATGAAAATCATGGGCACTCTAATGTTTTTCAGATGTAGATTGGGCAGGTTCCAAAATGGATAGAAGATCTACTTCAAGTTATTGTAGTATTTTTGTTGGAGGAAATTTAGTCTCATGGAAGAGTAAAAAGCAAAACGTTGTGTCACAATCCAAAGAGTCCGAATATAGGATTATGACACAGTCTATGTGCGAGATAATGTGGATATATCAACTTTTGATTGAagtaggatttaaaattttagtatCAACAAACATGCGGTGTGATAACCAAGCTGTTTTTCATATTGCATCGAATTATGTAtttcatgagcaaactaagcatattgaaattgattgttatTTTGTTCGTGGAAAAATTTAATAAAGCTTGATTTCTACCGAATACATGAAGAAGAACAATTCAGGGACATTTTCACAAAAACTTTAAAGGGGTTCAGGTTGATTGTCTTTGTAATAAGTTGGATATGATTAATATCTATGCACCAACTTGAGGGAACTGATATAGTAACTAATATATATAGATAATatggtaatatatatatatatataccctgcACACCCTTATCTTGCACACTCGTGGCCGACCCTCACAGATTCATGCGCCCGAACGCACTCCCGGGTGCCCCGATTCACTTTTGAGAATCGGGGCATCCAAGAgggcttccgggcgcccggacctgtgaGGGTCACCCATGAGTGTGGAggttaaaaaattcatatatatatatatcggtcAATTATGCAAATTGTCAATTAGTCTAATTATAGTTTCTAAAGATAGATTCTTAGTTGGTATATAAATATGTCTCACTCTTCAATAcaagcaacaacaacaatcaagtttTATCCCACTAGTTGGGGTCGGCTGTATGGATCCTTTTACATCATCAAGaactatctcctactatatcatcatctatacttaaataaattttattttattttattgttattaaccaaatttttttttgtcttcttcttcttcctcgtttgatatatgtgtttatcGTATTTTCACATCgcttaactggagcatttattggtcgtttaagtacatgtctgtaccatcttaaacgtgtctctcgaagttttccctcaatagataaaactcctctctaatgctcgcatttcttattttgtccattgtATGTCCACACATCACCGTAACATCCTCatttctgcaactctcatcttctgcttatGTGCTCGAGGCATAACCTAACATTCAGCTTCATATGAcaagcaggtctaactgcgattttgtaaaactttcctttaagttttagtgGTATTTTataatcacataaaacactcaacgctctcctccatttcaattatcctgtttgtattctatgtaagacatctctcgatcgttttgtaaaaatgattctaaatatttaaagctctcggtTCTGGGTAACTCATCATTTCCCATCTTAGCAATTGtctcattacatctaatattgctaaacttaaatttcatatattgtcTTTATTCTAATAAACCTAAAACTTCTCTCTTCTAGTGTTTGCCACTaaaattctagtttagcatttactcctttatatgtttcatttatcaaaataatatcatctgcaaacaatatgcacTATGATACTGTGCCTTGAATGTGTATAATGAGTTtgcccataattagtgtaaaaagataaggacttagagttgatccttaatGTAACTCTATCTTTGTTGGCAatgtttcagttactccgcctgaagtctttactctggtcattacatcctcctaaatatccttaattagtttaataaatgttacactaacacctcgcttttctagaattctccatataatttctcttggggctctatcataatatttttctaaatcaatgaatattatgtgtagatcttatttttggtcccgatatttttcaattagttgtctaagaagacGTATAACTTTTATTATCGACCTTCCAGTCATGAACCTGaattgattttcgatcaccgtggtctccttccttaatttttttattacttttttcaaaagtttcatgacatgactcattagtttaatatctctatagtttgtacaattttatACGTATCCCTCATTCTTaaataagggaactagagtatttaTCTTCCATTGATCAGGTTTTTTTTCGTTTCAAtataatgttaaataattttataagtcattcaataccttgttttcctaaacactttcatacctctatcggaatatcatctggtccaacgacttttccattatgtatcctatttaaagcttgttctacttctaaagttgaattctatgataaaaatttaaatttctatactcatttgacctacttaaattacctaaatgaagttggtcacctaaaccttcattaaaaagttgatgaaaatactttttccaccactcttttatttcttcatcgtttactagtaccatattatattcatctttaatacattttatttggataagatctcttgtcttcttttctctcacttaagttattctataaatgtttctttctacttattttgtatccaatttttgatataatcgtttaaaattttcattctttACTTCACTCACTCCTTTCTTATCCTCTTTTTTGactattgtatatattttttaattttcctcattcttataaacatataattttttataagttgtttgtttttccttcactttttctagtactttctcattccaccaccaagattctttatttaGTGTGCATGTCCCTTTGGCTCaccaagtacactcttagctactattttcaactttgatgcCATCTTATCTTATGTTGTATTAGAGTtgtcatatatttcacctaatacttgtactcctatttttccttaaatatattttgtgtTTCATCCTTTAACTTCTTCCATTTAATTCTAGGAGTTGTatgtattttctttctattgatattatacttgagacgtatatccaacactactaacctatgttgggtagttgaACTTTCTGCAGGGATGACCTTGCAatatttataaatctttctatctttcttcttaaccataagaaagtcaatttgcgatttattattctcactttgaaacgtgactaagtgttcttctctttttttaaaaaatgtattagcgaaaaatgtattagctaatataaggtcatatgttatcgcaaaatctaatagttttcccttcttcatttcttgttccaaatCCATAACCCCCGTGtatcctctcatattcctcatttttcactccgacatgctcatttagatcacctattaaaatcatttcatttggcggaatcttttgtaatatttcatctaagccgtcccaaaactttgatttgatagTTTCATCTAATACTACTTGCGGTGCATATATATTAATTATgtttatagtttctttcgccactattatcttaagggctataatttgatccccttttctaactacttgaTAAACTTCAtattttaacgaactatctataaCAATACCTACTTCATTTTTTGCTACACTCTTTCctatgtaccataacttaaaatccgagttctctatcatttttGCCTTCTTGCCTTCCCCATTTTttctcttgtatacacaaaatactaattcttctcctaattatCGTAGTATCTACTACCTTTATTGATTTACCAGTAAGGATTCTTATATttccaaatcttagactattagttttcttattatatttgttcttatccaacctacaGTGTGAGAACTTTTgtttatttaacactacacccaaattCTCATGGAGATATAACAGCCCTTGCCgatatatttagcactacacccgagttctagaGATGCAGCGGTccttgtcgagacgttacagtcagCCCCTGCAACACGTTCCTTCCTAGGAACAacttagcattagcacaatagtttaatggatatattcattgaatatttgtaaTAGTTTTAATGCTGGTTGACaatctaacgcaaccctcctcctttatccgggcttggagAAGGTTACAAGTACGAATTTGATAATTATATTTCTTCTGGCAAACATCATACAGTAGGTCATGAATGACCAAGTTTATTATCATCCATCCACTTTTGACTGGACCTATACATAATGACAACAATGACAATGCACCCTCCTTTTTGTTCCTAAAAGCCAATAAAATATGTTGATATATCCCCTTAGACTTTTCTAATTTGAGTATTCTTCAATTTCCCAGTCTTCGCATCTCCTCCTATGCTAGCTTGGGTGATATCTGTAATGTTATTTACCTTAAAATTTGTTTGCTATCTATTCATTCTCAACCACAGCAGAAAATCACCTTCTTTATGTAGCTGATTCCACTTTTCCATTTCTACAAGCACAAAAGAGTTTGCATATTTGTATTGATTTCAATATTTTAATGTCATAGTCTCATACccatttctaaaaattaaaaatagcttTTATTAAATACCAATTCGTTTTGTTCCCAATCTTTTGGGACTAAAATCTTGCTCTGCTAACAATATCAATTTTCTTGGTTACTAAACATACGATATGCTGTAGCTCCTTGTCACATTTAATTTTGGCCCCGGGGTTATGGTGTAGTGGAAGAGCGTCCAGTTGTCACCTAGACACCCACGGATCAATTCCCAGTTACGGCGTATTTGCAAGAATATTTCCTCTAAATGGGACGTGCAACCAAGGGACGCTAGACTTCTAGGTCGTCTGCTACGAGCACTTCCTGATTTATCCTAGCGGCCGGTGGAAAACTTTCGTGGGACTGAGCCAGTCGTCCCATGTTCGACGTTACGTGACCGGGTTAATCATTGTCACAATTTGAATTGTTACGCAACGATGTAATTAGTCTATTGTCAGATGCATGTTTCATGTGTAAAATATTGACTTAgtagttaagtttaaattttgagtAAGATAAATGATTTAATCTTGCTTTTCTCCTTAGTTGTGCTGATTTATGATGGTTAGTTCAGTATCAGATCATTTGTTAATTCCGCCCTTTTGGTCAATTCCACAAGCTAACTAGGAAAGCTGAATATCTAATTATGTTGCATCCTAGAATCATCAGTAAGTATGACAATGGCATCCCAAATAAATCCTGCCTAATATTTGCAAGGGTTCTTAAGCAATACGAATTTGGTTAGATTGTCAGCAGACATTAAGCTTGAATTTTTttgcttttattttaaaaaaaacattgtctTGACTTTCCTACAGTCATCTTATATGCAGTGTCCAATACAAGATCACTAATGCTAGAAAAATAACATTAGGGAGCTCATCTTGATTTCATGTCCTTCGACTTGAGGCGTAGAGTATTCCCAATTCCAATTATGATTGCATCATATCGCTCATATAATACTCTAAATTGAGCCCTTTCCTAATAACTCAAACTTAACTAGCCACCAGTCGCGTCTAAGAGTTATATTGAGGACGTTGAAGTTCAAAATACTTAGAATATTTGATCACTGTTTTTTCTTGCAATTAGTATCTATCTTGTTTAAGTTCTAAAATTCCTGGCAAACTTCTAAATTATTGTCCTTGTGTTAAGACTCGTCCTGGAACCGTTGGTTCAGTTTTGCAAGAGTTTTATTTGCACAATTAATTTGACTAGCTTATAGGAATAACTGAAAGATCAAGTATTAAATATGTACCAAGACCAATGCATCCATATCTTGTAGTTATTATAGTTCTTTGCTTGTGGGAGTCGATCCAGTAATATAAATATAACTGTACAACAACATAAACACTGATGCCCTTGAACAAATGTTTTGTCACATGCCTTATCCTTTTGTTTGAAACAAAAAAGACATAATTTGTGTTATAATGAACGATCTAACAGCATAAGAGAATCAAGTTCACTATGTAACATCAAGCTTATACATACTGTTACATCAAAAGCTTTTTACATGGAAATCATCATATTAGTCATATTACTGGTATGGTTATCTAGTATTATGGTTGGAATTTGTGTTTGCCCAATTAGTTCATTGCTATTGTGGATTCATCTTTTACGAAAGCTCAATGATTCCCTTCACATCTTAATTTCATGTGGGGATAGCATGCAGTTGTTCAAAATGTATGAAAAAAATGGAACATATTCTCTTATGCACCATTATATTAACCCTAGGGTTGTTATATTTATTATGGTTAAGCAGCTGGTAAAGATATATTGGTAAATTGGGTATGCCcaaatatcaaacatatgatgCCTTACTATGTTGTATAGCTTTTGGTTTTTTTTCAAGTAAATTGATTGTCTGAATGAATATATCTGTGAAGAAACACATCTTTTTTGAGgtgtttgttcattttcttatatAATATACCTCTTTGAACATGTAGATGTCCTCAGCGCATTGCTAGGCGAGGAAATTATGGTGCTTTTCTCATGGACAATCTCCCTCTCATAAAATCACTTGTGCAAAAGCTATCACAAAATCTTCAAGTCCCAGTTTCATGTAAGATCAGAATATTCCCAAATTTACAAGACACCTTAGTGTATGccaagatgcttgaagaagccgGTTGTTCTCTCCTAGCTGTTCATGGCCGGAcaagagaagaaaaggatggGAAGAAATTCCGAGCTGATTGGAATGCCATCAAGGCTGTAAAAGATGCTATTAGGATACCTGTTCTTGCTAACGGGAACATCCGGCACATGCAAGATGTTCATGATTGTTTGGATTACACCGGTGCTGATGGAGTTCTTTCAGCCGAGTCGCTCCTTGAAAATCCAGCACTATTTGCTGGATACCAGACAATGGAACCAACTAAAGACAGTTCCTATGAGATGGAGAATGGTGTGATTTTAGACCAGTCAGATCTGGCAATAGAGTATTTGAAATTGTGCGAGCAATATCCAGTGCCATGGAGAATGATCCGCTCTCATGTTCACAAGATGCTGGGGGACTGGTTTAGGATTCATCCACAGGTGAGGGAGGAATTGAACGCCCAATCAAAACTATCTTTTGAGTGGCTCCATGATATGGTGAAGAGACTTAAAGATCTTGGCGGAGCACCCGCACTGTATGGAAATGGTGATATCAAAAGCAGAGCTAAAGCTAATGGAGTCGCCACATGCATTTCTTGATTCTCCAGCATCTCACTAGTGATATTGCAACTACAAGCATTTTTTATTATGAGGCAGGCCTTAAGGGGCTGAGACTCTTCATAGCAAATATTCATGCTTCCTTTTCCGAATTGATAATGATCATCTATTTATCTTTTAACAAATTTTGTGCTGGATATGCCACTTAATGTTGGTATTTATCTAGCTCTATCAGAGTAGAGATAAATCGTGAATATGATGAGTTAGTATATTTGATTGTATTGGCTAAAGTTgtattctaatatttttatacGCAAGTTGGACCCTTGGTTTCCTTCAGAGTGTTAAGACGTCATGAACATGGAAGTATTCATCTTTTAATGGTGCTGAGTTATATCGTTTgcattaatataaaaattaatcaatttttttataatatatgaCGTGTCAATATTGAATTTCGTCTTTGCAATTTTTAATTTAGGGCTCTATCGTTGTGATGGATCAGTAAAAACAAAATTGATCCGCGGATGGACTGCGAATCCAGTCGGCAGATCCTTTGTGAGCGCTCTGAAGTAATTAATCGGGGCATTAAAGTCGATTTAAGTAATATTTTGTTTTGAGCTTTACTTAAAGtctttttagtttttcttacGATAAATCAGAATCAGATCGAACCGTTAACCATCTCCTTGTTGAAATGCTATTGGGGCATCATCGAGTGCTGGTCCAGAAGTGCCTGCCCAACACTAAGTAGCATGGATACTGAaaaacttattattattattataattattattatttactacCGCAGCTGGGGCTGCTGGATTGAAACCTTCTCTCTGTTAATCACTTGGAGTTGGAAGTCCTATTAATTTTTATGAAGATTGTAGTTTTCTCATTGATTAGagtgtttaaaaattttacatgtcTCGAGTGCCTTTTAAACCTGTGGGCGATcatatatttatacaaaaagagaGTCTTTATTTTGGAAAGAATTTTGGTGCCTTTATAAATGGAGTTTTTCTCTTCGCCCATATTGAGAAAAAGTTCAAAATGATAACAATGAGATCAAACAAAGAAAGTGACCTTGGTTTGCGCCGTTGGTGTATGAGTAGCTACAAAGTAAACATGAGTCTCAGTCTCCATGGACAGATTGACGACAAAAATGTCATGCAAACTCTGATGGAGTATTTGCTCGTACCTTGTATTATTTTAAGGAAACAAGTAGGCGTCTGGCTAAAAAATGGCTGGTAATTGTTAGGCACTAAGAAATTGCATGGCGCTTAGAGAGGTAAATAAATCAAACGATTCATGaattattcggagctcgattcgataaaaaactTGTTCAAGTTCATTTGTTTATCTCATCAAGCCGAACTCGATTtcaagctcgacagttttatcgaacCGAGCTCGATTACAAGCTCGAcaattttatcgagccgagctcgagcttaaggatattcgactCGTAAGCTGACGAACATGTTCATTTGTAGGTTCACGAGCCAAAAAAACAAGCCTTAAATCAAGAAAAAACGAACTCTAAAacgaataaaaaaaaacaaattctaaaatgaaccttaaaacaaattttaaaacgagccaaaaaaacaaACTCTAAAATGAATCAGAAAACGagtccgagctcgcttaacgaattAAACTCATTGACTATGATAATCAAACTAATAACGAGCCGAATTCGAActattcgcgagcttgataattccaaatcgagccgagctcgagtctTGTAATAAAAATTGATTCGAGCTCGAGTCGAActtgagtcgagctcgagcccgaatataacttaaacgagcctaACTCAAGCTTAATACTGTTCGGCTCaattcggctcgtttacatccctaatgACGCTCCAAGTGAATCTCAAGTAAAAGTCTGCACAatcaatataaaaataatttcccAGGAAAATTTTTCACACAGAGTACATTGGggaaaaaatttatgaaaaaagaGAGTCAAAGAAACTGTACTTCTCCTGCCATCACAGTTAGTATATGTTTCAGCACTGGAGAATCTCCAATTGTCTGAGGGGAAAAAAATAGCATGTGGACATTTACACTGGAAGGGGAATATTTCATTCTccatcttaacatctcaggcAAGAGAGCGCTTTTCAAACTGAATTTTATCCTACTGTATTAATTTGCAGCCCTTAATATAAGGATGATCATATTTAATGTACTTGGTCCAGTATGGCCGGTATTTAGTCATTGCCAACTCCAACCAAGGTTTCATGTTTCCATTGTAATGGATCACAGCAGCATTTTGTATCTCTGAGGGATCAATGCTAGGATTATAACCCAAGCCTAGTATATGCCATGATTTGTCCAGAGGATATGTCAGTTTATAGAATGTCAAAAGTCCTGGAGGGAGTGTCCCAAGCTTCCACAAAACTCTGTCTTCATTCTGGACACCAGAAAGGGAGTAAATAAAAAAAGAGTAAAAAAACAATACAAAGAAAGGAAAATTAAGACGATTCAATGCTCAAAATGGTTAATGAAAAAGACATGCATGTAGTAGTCGATGACAGAAATGGAGCTGGAATTGGGACTGTCAATGCATGCCTGCATAGTGGTTTCTTAGATTATGAAGTAAAAGATCCAAATTGCCAACATTGGAAAAGCAATAAAAGGTGACTGCCGATTGAAACACCATATTTTCTAATTAAGATCTAAATTCTACACAGATAAAATAATTGTTCCAATAGAAGTAATAGATTTACTCGTCTATAAGCACAAATTTTCATATTTCAGTTTGATACTTACCATTCCAGTAAAGGGGCCAGCTAAACATGTAATCTGAAAGAGAAGATACATTAGACATGGAAAATGAATGTAAACATACTTTTTAAGGGATTTATTTTCAGCAAACAAAGGAATCTTATTGGTATTTATCTTCAGAGAAAAATAGTATAAAACATGTTGTAGGAGTGCAAACGTGTAAAGGATGTTATAGTTTACTCATAAATCATAATACATATTAAACCAATACGTGTAAATTTATATATAGCAATCATTTATGCTTCATGCTGAATACATGACTAGATCAAAATTAATGTAAATCTGTATATGATTATATAACAAAATAACTATGCAAGTGATTATGTAACAGCTAACAGATGCAATGCCTTTGATTATTATATTCATTCTTATTTAAGCATAATGTTGATCTTATTTTTATAACCTTAATATAAAgctaaaaagaaactattctgAACTTTCCTTTAACTTACCATATTTTGCCACTTGTGATATATACCAGTTatatctttcttcttccattgttTGAGATCAAACACATTCATCCCATAAGCCCATCCGCATGCATTGGGATCAAAGTTACGGGCAAGATGAGGATTTGAGAAATTCAGATATTTGTCAAAGCGATGGAAACTCTCACCACATGTCTCCACTGCACCATTGACATTTTCTTTAAGGTCTACAGACCATAATGGAGTCAGATCCTTCTGAACAACAATGTCATCATCAAGAAATAGAATTTTATCCAACTTGGGATAAACCTCTGGGAGGTAGAACCGGAGATGATTCAGCATAGACAGATACTTTGGGTTTCTGTATTTTAAATTGGAAGAACCTGCTGATAGAGTTGTTGGATGATCAGCCTTAAAATAGTACTCTTTCATGGCAGCAGATTCAAGCTGCCGCAAAACTGGACAATACGAAGAGTTCAACCATTTGAAATCATCAACATTTTCTACATGAATAGTTGCATTGCCAGGCGGATTTAACAAAAACCACATGTTCATTGCTCCAAAGTTCAATTTATCAGTCACTAGATGAAAGACATGTTTCTCTGGTTCCTGTAATTATAACCATATGTATAAGAGAATGGTGAATAATCAATTATAAACATCAGATCAAAAATGAAAATGATACTACCTTAGCATTCATGATTGTTGAATTTACAACTACAGATGCAGCTAAGACGTTATCAGAGAAGAGGGCATAATGGTAATGGTTTGGACTTTCCAGATTTTCACTCCGCGGAAACACCCTTTTCTCTATAGGAAGGAGGTAGTAGTCTATAGTGAGGCGCATAGACAAGCAGTGGATCCCGTTAGGAATTGTCTTTGCAGCCAACTGGCTAAGGAATGCGCTCTGCTTCTTCAAACTCCTAACTTGGTCATCTGCAGATTGAAGCATCACTCTAAGCCTTTGAATCACTGTTTTGCAGTCATATAATGCCTCTCTAGCTCTTGACAAGACTTGACCCATTGCTTTGATTTTATCAGCACTGAAAATTTTGCATGTGAAATTAGATTAATTATCATATGTAGAAGAAAAATTGAAAAGCAACTCACCTATGATGGAGGTCAGCATCAGTATTGGCCTCCCCCACTGAACGTTGGCTTTCCTTGATGCGAGTCAGCAGTTCCTGATAAAGATCAAGCCTGTTCTTTGATTTAGCAAGTTCGATGTAGACCCTAGCCATGATTATTTGGTCACGCATCAACCTAACAGTTGAATCTGGATTTTCATTTTCGCTGTCTCGCCTCCATATACTATATTTTCCCAGGATTGCAGAATCCACTATTTTTGAACGTTCAATAGCAGCATTTTCAAGTCTAACCAATGCCTCGCCATCCTGCTTAAGCAATTCCATTGCTCTCttgtctcttctcttctctcgtaGTTGCTAATATATAAGAATAATAGCAAAAAAATAAAACAGAAAAAGAATAATAATGAGAAGTGAATTAAGATGAATGAAAAAGTATTACACAATTATTGATCTTCAGAAAATAGTAGACAGTGCAACAATTTCTCCAAGCCAAATCAGTTGTTAATAAATAGTCAAATCTATCAGAGGTAAATCTTCTTCTAAATTTTATTCCCCCAGGCAAGTGTAATATTgatcattaaaatcaaaattgataTTTCTTTGTCTTACAACAAAAATGACAGAACCAACATAGGAAAGTAAaacaaaaaataatgaaaaactaGTTACCCTTAGAACAATTTTCACAGCTGAGTCAACATGTCCGTGTCCATCTGCATTAAAGGGAATTATTTTCCCACTTGATGACGTAGGATATGATAAAAATCTCAATAAACAGAAACAACAAAGTAATATTTACCTGAAGAATGTTTAGTATCTTTATCCTTAGTCCACAAAGAACCAACCCTGGCATCATT contains:
- the LOC122012487 gene encoding polygalacturonate 4-alpha-galacturonosyltransferase-like isoform X10 — its product is MVVDLISASQREMGQWSLDYLRTHHVSSWQVDGAGYAYVDNSTLTEIPQNASRIEKRNSAKFDNDARVGSLWTKDKDTKHSSDGHGHVDSAVKIVLRQLREKRRDKRAMELLKQDGEALVRLENAAIERSKIVDSAILGKYSIWRRDSENENPDSTVRLMRDQIIMARVYIELAKSKNRLDLYQELLTRIKESQRSVGEANTDADLHHSADKIKAMGQVLSRAREALYDCKTVIQRLRVMLQSADDQVRSLKKQSAFLSQLAAKTIPNGIHCLSMRLTIDYYLLPIEKRVFPRSENLESPNHYHYALFSDNVLAASVVVNSTIMNAKEPEKHVFHLVTDKLNFGAMNMWFLLNPPGNATIHVENVDDFKWLNSSYCPVLRQLESAAMKEYYFKADHPTTLSAGSSNLKYRNPKYLSMLNHLRFYLPEVYPKLDKILFLDDDIVVQKDLTPLWSVDLKENVNGAVETCGESFHRFDKYLNFSNPHLARNFDPNACGWAYGMNVFDLKQWKKKDITGIYHKWQNMNEDRVLWKLGTLPPGLLTFYKLTYPLDKSWHILGLGYNPSIDPSEIQNAAVIHYNGNMKPWLELAMTKYRPYWTKYIKYDHPYIKGCKLIQ
- the LOC122012487 gene encoding polygalacturonate 4-alpha-galacturonosyltransferase-like isoform X11 translates to MGQWSLDYLRTHHVSSWQVDGAGYAYVDNSTLTEIPQNASRIEKRNSAKFDNDARVGSLWTKDKDTKHSSDGHGHVDSAVKIVLRQLREKRRDKRAMELLKQDGEALVRLENAAIERSKIVDSAILGKYSIWRRDSENENPDSTVRLMRDQIIMARVYIELAKSKNRLDLYQELLTRIKESQRSVGEANTDADLHHSADKIKAMGQVLSRAREALYDCKTVIQRLRVMLQSADDQVRSLKKQSAFLSQLAAKTIPNGIHCLSMRLTIDYYLLPIEKRVFPRSENLESPNHYHYALFSDNVLAASVVVNSTIMNAKEPEKHVFHLVTDKLNFGAMNMWFLLNPPGNATIHVENVDDFKWLNSSYCPVLRQLESAAMKEYYFKADHPTTLSAGSSNLKYRNPKYLSMLNHLRFYLPEVYPKLDKILFLDDDIVVQKDLTPLWSVDLKENVNGAVETCGESFHRFDKYLNFSNPHLARNFDPNACGWAYGMNVFDLKQWKKKDITGIYHKWQNMNEDRVLWKLGTLPPGLLTFYKLTYPLDKSWHILGLGYNPSIDPSEIQNAAVIHYNGNMKPWLELAMTKYRPYWTKYIKYDHPYIKGCKLIQ
- the LOC122012487 gene encoding polygalacturonate 4-alpha-galacturonosyltransferase-like isoform X4, whose amino-acid sequence is MLSKVGFKLLGQKGIHKFVFSYCFTCHDIQLYLFIISILPIIIQNLNWKEQLIIQHLKPILTKEVVDLISASQREMGQWSLDYLRTHHVSSWQVDGAGYAYVDNSTLTEIPQNASRIEKRNSAKFDNDARVGSLWTKDKDTKHSSDGHGHVDSAVKIVLRQLREKRRDKRAMELLKQDGEALVRLENAAIERSKIVDSAILGKYSIWRRDSENENPDSTVRLMRDQIIMARVYIELAKSKNRLDLYQELLTRIKESQRSVGEANTDADLHHSADKIKAMGQVLSRAREALYDCKTVIQRLRVMLQSADDQVRSLKKQSAFLSQLAAKTIPNGIHCLSMRLTIDYYLLPIEKRVFPRSENLESPNHYHYALFSDNVLAASVVVNSTIMNAKEPEKHVFHLVTDKLNFGAMNMWFLLNPPGNATIHVENVDDFKWLNSSYCPVLRQLESAAMKEYYFKADHPTTLSAGSSNLKYRNPKYLSMLNHLRFYLPEVYPKLDKILFLDDDIVVQKDLTPLWSVDLKENVNGAVETCGESFHRFDKYLNFSNPHLARNFDPNACGWAYGMNVFDLKQWKKKDITGIYHKWQNMNEDRVLWKLGTLPPGLLTFYKLTYPLDKSWHILGLGYNPSIDPSEIQNAAVIHYNGNMKPWLELAMTKYRPYWTKYIKYDHPYIKGCKLIQ